In the Telopea speciosissima isolate NSW1024214 ecotype Mountain lineage chromosome 2, Tspe_v1, whole genome shotgun sequence genome, one interval contains:
- the LOC122652330 gene encoding phospholipid-transporting ATPase 1-like, translated as MTSERSLLKLSPQTPTALERILSISSFSDLSKPARYSPVAVSAMDQPYPADDSHYSGTTPRKSSSLRSVSIQSKDFGRTSVGEGNSSSMDDYGRSGSKPVRHGSKSAESEGYSLSQKEINDDEARFIYINDPEKTNEKCEFTGNLIRTSKYSFLTFLPKNLFQQFHRVAYIYFLAIAILNQLPQLAVFGRGASIMPLAFVLLVTAIKDAYEDWRRHRSDRIENNRLASVMVNGKFQQKKWKDIQVGEILKIFSNETLPCDMVLLSTSDPTGVAYIQTLNLDGESNLKTRYAKQETQWKMLEKDAIHGLIKCERPNRNIYGFQANMEIDGKQLSLGPSNIVLRGCDIKNTAWVTGVAVYAGRETKAMLNSSGSPSKRSRLETRMNQEILYLSAFLVTLCAIVSVCAGVWLFQNQDQLDYIPFFIALDFNTGKNNNYSGVGLQIFFTFLMSVIVFQIMIPISLYISMELVRLGQAYFMIRDARMYDETTNSRFQCRALNINEDLGQIKYIFSDKTGTLTQNKMEFQCASIGGVDYSGGRAALPDEKGYAVQVDGQVLRPKMTVKADPELQWLLKDGNTTEEGKWAHDFFLALAACNTIVPLVVDTSDPSLKLVDYQGESPDEQALVYAAATYGFMLIERTSGYIVIDVQGERQRFDILGMHEFDSDRKRMSVIVGCPDKTMKIFVKGADNSMFSVIDRSLNLDVIDATEKHLRAYSSFGLRTLVVAMRELSGPEFEQWQSAYERASTALIGRASLLRTVACDVEKNLHILGASAIEDKLQEGVPEAIESLRQAGIKVWVLTGDKQETAISIGYSCKLLTSDMTQIIINSNSMQSCRKSFEEGMAMSKKLMTVPADTHTGGGVGPDRAALALIIDGTSLVHILDTDLEQELFELATVCSVVLCCRVAPMQKAGIVALIKKRTEDMTLAIGDGANDVAMIQMADVGIGISGQEGRQAVMASDFAMGQFRFLLPLLLVHGHWNYQRMGYMILYNFYRNAVFVLVMFWYVLYTAFTLTTAINEWSSMLYTILYTSMPTIVVGILDKDLGRGTLMKYPQLYGPGQREECYNKRLFWLTMVDTVWQSVAMFYVPFFAYSHSTIDGSSIGDLWTILVVIVVNIHLAMDIIRWSWITHAAIWGTILATCICIMVLDSIPVLPGYWAIFHLATTEVFWFCLLASTVVALVPRFVVKILSQFLSPTDTQIAREAEKFGNQMELLGAAELEMNRIRNPPQEMPR; from the exons ATGACCTCTGAGCGGTCTCTATTAAAACTCTCACCTCAAACTCCAACTGCCCTAGAACGGATTCTTTCAATATCCTCCTTCTCCGATCTATCCAAACCTGCCCGTTATAGCCCCGTTGCGGTTTCTGCAATGGATCAGCCATACCCAGCTGATGATTCACACTACTCTGGCACCACCCCCAGAAAGTCATCTTCTTTGCGAAGTGTGTCTATCCAATCCAAGGACTTTGGTAGGACCTCTGTTGGTGAGGGGAATTCTTCCTCTATGGACGACTATGGGCGGTCAGGATCCAAGCCTGTGCGGCATGGGTCGAAGAGTGCTGAATCTGAGGGATATAGCTTGTCTCAGAAGGAGATCAACGACGATGAGGCGAGGTTCATCTACATCAATGATCCTGAGAAGACGAACGAGAAGTGCGAATTTACAGGGAATTTGATCCGAACAAGCAAGTATTCTTTCCTCACCTTCTTACCCAAAAACCTGTTTCAACAATTTCACCGAGTTgcctatatatattttcttgcAATTGCCATCCTCAACCAGCTCCCTCAGTTGGCCGTTTTTGGTAGGGgagcatcaatcatgccattaGCCTTTGTCCTTCTTGTTACGGCTATTAAGGATGCATACGAGGACTGGAGGAGGCATAGGTCTGATAGGATTGAGAACAATCGTTTGGCATCAGTTATGGTCAATGGGAAGTTTCAACAAAAGAAATGGAAGGACATCCAGGTTGGGGAGATCCTCAAGATCTTTTCTAATGAAACTCTTCCCTGTGACATGGTATTGCTATCCACCAGTGATCCCACAGGGGTTGCTTACATTCAGACTCTCAATTTGGATGGCGAATCAAATTTGAAGACCCGATATGCGAAGCAGGAGACTCAGTGGAAGATGCTTGAGAAGGATGCTATTCATGGACTGATCAAGTGTGAGCGACCCAATAGGAACATTTATGGTTTTCAGGCAAACATGGAGATTGATGGGAAGCAGTTGTCTCTCGGGCCCTCCAACATCGTTCTTCGTGGTTGTGATATCAAGAACACAGCTTGGGTGACCGGAGTTGCAGTCTATGCTGGCCGTGAGACAAAGGCGATGCTCAACAGCTCCGGATCGCCATCAAAGAGGAGCCGGTTGGAAACCCGTATGAACCAAGAGATCTTATACCTCTCAGCCTTTCTTGTTACCTTGTGCGCAATAGTTTCTGTCTGTGCTGGGGTTTGGTTGTTTCAAAATCAAGATCAGCTTGACTACATCCCTTTTTTCATAGCATTGGACTTCAATACAGGGAAAAATAACAATTACAGTGGAGTGGGATTGCAGATATTCTTCACATTCCTCATGTCAGTCATCGTGTTCCAGATCATGATCCCTATCTCACTCTACATTTCAATGGAGCTAGTCCGTCTTGGCCAGGCCTACTTTATGATCCGAGATGCAAGAATGTATGATGAGACAACAAATTCAAGGTTTCAGTGCAGGGCATTAAATATAAATGAAGATCTAGGACAAATAAAATATATCTTCTCAGACAAAACTGGGACATTAACTCAGAACAAGATGGAATTTCAATGTGCCAGCATTGGGGGAGTAGATTACAGTGGCGGGAGAGCTGCTCTCCCAGATGAAAAAGGATATGCTGTCCAAG TGGATGGACAGGTTTTGAGGCCAAAGATGACTGTGAAGGCCGACCCAGAGCTCCAATGGCTTCTAAAAGATGGCAACACAACAGAGGAAGGAAAATGGGCTCATGATTTCTTCCTTGCCCTTGCTGCTTGCAATACAATTGTGCCTCTGGTTGTGGACACATCAGACCCTTCTCTGAAGTTAGTAGATTATCAGGGTGAGTCTCCAGATGAGCAGGCTTTGGTTTATGCTGCTGCCACATATGGTTTCATGCTCATAGAACGAACCTCCGGTTACATAGTCATTGATGTTCAAGGAGAAAGGCAAAG GTTCGATATTCTGGGTATGCATGAGTTTGATAGTGATCGGAAAAGAATGTCAGTTATAGTTGGTTGCCCTGACAAGACTATGAAAATATTTGTGAAAGGTGCAGACAATTCTATGTTTAGTGTAATTGATAGATCTCTAAATCTAGATGTGATTGATGCAACTGAAAAGCATCTCCGTGCCTATTCTTCATTTGGTCTGAGGACCCTGGTCGTTGCAATGCGGGAACTGAGCGGTCCAGAATTTGAGCAATGGCAATCAGCTTATGAGAGAGCAAGTACTGCATTGATTGGTAGAGCAAGCCTACTCCGTACTGTGGCATGTGATGTGGAAAAGAATCTCCACATATTAGGAGCCTCTGCCATTGAAGATAAGCTTCAAGAAGGTGTGCCCGAAGCCATTGAATCACTAAGGCAAGCTGGGATTAAAGTGTGGGTCTTGACAGGGGACAAGCAAGAAACAGCCATATCAATTGGCTACTCCTGTAAGCTACTTACTAGTGACATGACCCAGATCATTATAAACAGTAACTCTATGCAATCCTGTAGAAAGAGCTTTGAAGAGGGAATGGCAATGTCCAAGAAGCTGATGACAGTGCCTGCCGACACCCATACTGGAGGAGGTGTTGGACCTGATAGAGCCGCCCTTGCTTTGATCATTGATGGTACCAGCCTTGTTCATATTCTTGACACTGACCTTGAACAAGAG CTGTTCGAATTAGCTACTGTATGCTCTGTGGTTCTCTGTTGTCGAGTGGCCCCCATGCAAAAAGCTGGAATAGTAGCCCTCATAAAGAAAAGGACAGAAGACATGACCCTTGCTATTGGAGACG GTGCTAACGATGTTGCAATGATCCAAATGGCTGATGTGGGAATTGGCATCAGCGGCCAAGAGGGCCGGCAAGCTGTCATGGCATCAGATTTCGCAATGGGGCAGTTCAGATTCTTACTTCCACTTTTATTGGTCCATGGACATTGGAATTACCAGCGTATGGGCTACATGATATTATACAACTTCTATAGAAAtgcagtttttgttcttgtcatGTTTTG GTATGTGCTATACACTGCCTTCACGTTAACAACTGCAATCAATGAATGGAGTAGTATGTTGTATACTATTCTCTATACTTCCATGCCTACAATTGTTGTTGGGATTCTTGACAAAGACTTGGGCAGGGGAACCCTGATGAAATATCCTCAACTTTATGGGCCGGGCCAGAGAGAGGAGTGCTACAACAAGAGATTGTTTTGGCTTACAATGGTGGATACTGTGTGGCAAAGTGTTGCTATGTTCTATGTCCCTTTCTTTGCTTATAGTCACAGCACTATAGATGGATCAAGTATAGGAGATCTATGGACCATTTTAGTGGTGATTGTAGTCAATATCCACTTAGCCATGGATATAATACGTTGGTCTTGGATTACCCATGCAGCCATCTGGGGAACTATACTTGCAACGTGCATTTGTATCATGGTCCTCGATTCTATTCCCGTATTACCGGGTTATTG GGCCATCTTCCATCTTGCAACGACTGAAGTGTTTTGGTTTTGTTTACTTGCCAGTACAGTAGTAGCTTTAGTTCCTCGTTTTGTTGTTAAGATTCTTAGTCAATTTTTAAGTCCAACCGATACTCAGATTGCAAGAGAGGCTGAGAAGTTTGGGAATCAAATGGAATTATTAGGTGCAGCAGAACTTGAAATGAACCGAATCCGGAATCCTCCACAGGAGATGCCAAGGTGA